One genomic segment of Chitinibacter sp. FCG-7 includes these proteins:
- a CDS encoding sugar O-acetyltransferase gives MSDNIRKFAFDEIGHDDLTQERILIRQYNQLGYDQSEEKAALLKQIFAQADEVTINGPLKIVRGQLISIGRKAFINVNVEIAAAAPISIGHHTLISPNVQIQTATHPVDPTERQQWAFWAKPITIGANVWIGANAIICPGVTIGDHSVIGAGSVVSRDIPACSLAVGNPAQVVRQLTPPDEATLYAKNP, from the coding sequence ATGTCGGACAATATCCGCAAATTTGCTTTTGATGAAATTGGACACGATGACTTAACGCAAGAGCGGATACTGATCCGCCAGTACAATCAGTTGGGATACGATCAAAGCGAAGAAAAAGCGGCGTTGCTCAAACAGATTTTTGCCCAGGCCGATGAAGTGACCATCAACGGGCCGCTCAAGATTGTCCGTGGTCAGCTGATCAGCATCGGCCGCAAGGCGTTTATCAATGTCAATGTTGAAATCGCTGCTGCAGCGCCGATTAGTATTGGTCACCACACCTTGATCAGCCCGAATGTGCAAATCCAGACTGCCACCCACCCGGTAGACCCTACCGAGCGCCAGCAATGGGCATTCTGGGCCAAACCGATCACGATTGGCGCCAATGTCTGGATCGGTGCCAACGCGATTATCTGCCCCGGTGTAACGATTGGCGACCATAGCGTGATTGGCGCAGGCAGTGTGGTGAGCCGCGATATTCCGGCGTGCTCGCTGGCCGTTGGCAACCCAGCACAGGTCGTACGCCAACTAACACCACCCGATGAGGCGACGCTTTACGCCAAAAACCCCTAA
- a CDS encoding methyl-accepting chemotaxis protein, with amino-acid sequence MKTWGVKARLMAGFGLVLVLLLVVTLAALMSLGTIKGKIGELVGERYPAAVAANELVMVAYETDLLFRNAALAEDYEGMDTELKKLDEQLQRENALLAKLKAMPMDAQSKALMDEVGRVHETIAKQKVTLVSQFQLDRTTGATFINNTYAPVSNAYRDAVLKLVRHQGSVMEDGKQQVASGTTAALSVISIVAVLAIITGLVLALLIANQVIRSLLAASNVAEKIAAGDLTHDWRGQTIGKDEIGLLLSSLKKMQENLTQIIGQIRDNSHDVANAARTLSHASQQIHSGTDSQSSSASNMAAAVEQMSVSMDQVAHNSVDVEQKARDAGQLAQVGSGDVGAAVREMQAISGEVNSAAQQITELGRNIEEIGSIVVVIKDVADQTNLLALNAAIEAARAGDMGRGFAVVADEVRKLAERTAQSASQITAMVSSIQGSAQDAVVRMSNGSRRVGEGLNLANQASDSIGKINASSSNVVESVFGISEQVQEQRMAARDIAVNVEQIAQMAEENSVAVRNMVDSISQLESMSSQLSQTVQRFKVR; translated from the coding sequence ATGAAGACTTGGGGTGTAAAGGCTCGGTTAATGGCAGGATTTGGCCTGGTTCTGGTCTTGCTGCTGGTAGTTACACTCGCCGCTTTGATGAGTCTGGGCACCATCAAAGGCAAGATTGGCGAGCTGGTTGGCGAGCGTTATCCCGCCGCCGTCGCGGCCAATGAGCTGGTGATGGTGGCGTATGAAACCGATTTGCTGTTCCGTAATGCCGCCTTGGCTGAAGATTACGAAGGCATGGATACCGAGCTGAAAAAGCTCGACGAGCAATTGCAGCGTGAAAATGCGCTGTTAGCCAAGCTTAAAGCGATGCCAATGGACGCGCAATCGAAAGCGTTGATGGACGAAGTGGGGCGTGTTCACGAGACGATTGCTAAACAGAAAGTGACTTTGGTCAGCCAGTTCCAGCTTGATCGCACCACCGGTGCAACCTTTATCAACAACACCTATGCGCCGGTAAGCAATGCCTACCGTGATGCTGTGCTCAAGCTGGTTCGCCATCAGGGCTCGGTGATGGAAGACGGCAAACAGCAGGTGGCCAGTGGCACGACTGCGGCGCTGAGCGTGATCTCCATCGTGGCGGTGCTGGCCATTATTACGGGTCTGGTGCTGGCTCTGCTGATTGCCAATCAGGTGATTCGCTCGCTGCTTGCCGCCAGCAATGTGGCAGAAAAAATTGCTGCCGGAGATTTGACCCACGATTGGCGCGGGCAGACTATTGGCAAGGATGAAATCGGCCTGCTGCTGTCATCGCTGAAAAAAATGCAGGAAAATCTGACGCAAATTATCGGCCAGATTCGTGATAATTCGCACGATGTCGCCAACGCTGCCCGTACTCTAAGCCATGCATCGCAGCAGATTCATAGCGGAACCGATTCGCAATCGTCGTCGGCGAGCAATATGGCTGCAGCCGTTGAACAGATGAGCGTCAGCATGGATCAGGTGGCGCATAACTCGGTTGATGTCGAGCAAAAAGCGCGTGATGCCGGCCAACTGGCACAGGTTGGCAGCGGCGATGTGGGGGCTGCTGTACGGGAAATGCAGGCCATTTCCGGTGAAGTGAATAGCGCCGCACAGCAAATTACCGAGCTGGGGCGCAATATCGAAGAAATCGGCAGCATTGTGGTCGTCATCAAGGACGTGGCCGACCAAACCAATTTGCTGGCGTTGAATGCGGCGATTGAAGCGGCACGTGCTGGTGATATGGGGCGCGGCTTTGCCGTGGTGGCCGATGAAGTGCGCAAACTGGCCGAGCGAACCGCCCAGTCGGCATCACAAATCACCGCGATGGTCAGCTCGATACAGGGTAGCGCTCAGGATGCAGTAGTCCGCATGAGCAATGGCAGCCGCCGGGTCGGCGAAGGGCTGAATCTAGCGAATCAGGCCAGCGACAGTATTGGCAAGATCAATGCCAGCAGCAGCAATGTGGTTGAATCGGTCTTCGGCATTTCCGAGCAAGTGCAGGAGCAAAGAATGGCGGCACGCGATATTGCCGTCAATGTGGAGCAAATCGCCCAGATGGCCGAAGAAAACTCGGTGGCTGTGCGCAATATGGTTGATTCAATCAGCCAGCTTGAATCGATGTCCAGCCAGCTCTCGCAAACGGTGCAACGCTTCAAGGTGCGCTAA
- a CDS encoding chemotaxis protein CheB encodes MMTMNSFASHSLSTGSARPAASSAGMNATQSSIQERMGAPKLNADAILKPPNPLDRIPATAKVIAIGTSTGGTQALEAILPKLKKTCAGIVIVQHMPEKFTGSFAARLNSLCEIEVREARNNDRIEPGLALIAPGGKHMLLRRSGMQYFVEVMAGPLVSRHRPSVDVLFRSVACAAGRNGVGYILTGMGDDGARGLREMLDVGAKTFAQNESSCVVFGMPKEALSIGATRDVLPLERVAESISQYR; translated from the coding sequence ATGATGACGATGAACAGCTTTGCCAGTCATAGCTTGAGCACTGGCAGCGCCCGGCCAGCGGCCAGCAGCGCCGGAATGAACGCCACCCAGTCAAGCATTCAGGAAAGAATGGGCGCGCCCAAGCTGAATGCCGACGCCATTTTAAAACCGCCAAATCCGCTCGATAGAATCCCCGCCACTGCCAAAGTTATTGCGATTGGCACCTCAACTGGCGGTACTCAGGCTTTGGAAGCCATTTTGCCCAAGCTGAAAAAGACATGTGCCGGTATTGTGATTGTGCAGCATATGCCGGAGAAATTTACCGGCAGCTTTGCCGCGCGGCTCAATAGCCTGTGCGAAATTGAAGTTCGCGAGGCCCGCAACAACGACCGGATAGAACCCGGTCTGGCCTTGATCGCCCCGGGTGGAAAGCACATGCTCTTGCGCCGAAGCGGCATGCAATATTTTGTCGAAGTAATGGCAGGCCCATTAGTGAGCCGCCACAGGCCATCGGTTGATGTGCTGTTCCGTTCGGTAGCCTGCGCGGCAGGCCGCAATGGAGTTGGCTATATTTTGACCGGAATGGGCGACGATGGCGCGCGCGGATTGCGCGAAATGCTGGATGTGGGAGCCAAGACTTTTGCCCAGAACGAATCGAGCTGCGTGGTCTTTGGCATGCCCAAAGAAGCTTTAAGCATAGGCGCCACGCGCGATGTACTGCCACTGGAACGAGTGGCCGAATCAATCAGCCAGTATCGCTAA
- a CDS encoding DMT family transporter, giving the protein MFKHITSRFSPYQIGVALAFLASTGFAAKAIFAKLAYRYGVDAVTLVTLRMILAGSALQLIRFYRAAPAEPLSRAQKWGIVGLGILGYYLSSILDFIGLETVSASLERLILCLYPTFTIVFGAVLLGQSISKRVLLAMPLTYLGIALVLLPDLAHARSDWIGILFVLASTLSFALYMTLSPKLITQVGSMRFTELGLTVSSLAMLLHFVLTRPIGTLVQTPEVWAYAGLIAVFSTILPVYATTAAMQRIGGGRTALIGSFGPVLTIIFSVSILGETLGALQWLGAAIVLAGVWIVGKKG; this is encoded by the coding sequence ATGTTTAAGCACATTACCTCGCGTTTCAGCCCCTATCAGATCGGCGTTGCTCTGGCTTTTCTGGCTTCAACTGGCTTTGCTGCCAAGGCCATTTTCGCCAAACTGGCCTACCGCTACGGCGTGGATGCCGTCACTCTGGTCACCTTGCGCATGATCCTGGCGGGCTCGGCGCTGCAACTGATCCGCTTTTATCGGGCCGCCCCAGCCGAGCCACTCAGCCGCGCACAAAAATGGGGCATTGTCGGGCTGGGCATTCTGGGCTATTACCTTTCCAGCATTCTGGACTTCATCGGGCTGGAAACCGTTAGCGCCAGCCTGGAACGGCTGATTTTGTGCCTCTATCCAACCTTTACCATTGTGTTTGGCGCCGTTTTACTGGGACAAAGCATTTCAAAACGCGTGCTGCTGGCCATGCCTTTAACCTATCTGGGCATTGCATTGGTCTTGTTGCCTGATCTGGCGCATGCCCGCTCCGACTGGATTGGCATTCTGTTTGTTCTGGCCAGCACCCTGAGCTTTGCCTTGTATATGACTTTAAGCCCCAAACTCATCACCCAAGTTGGGTCAATGCGTTTTACCGAACTGGGGCTCACGGTGTCCAGCCTCGCCATGCTGCTGCATTTTGTATTGACCCGCCCAATCGGCACGCTGGTACAAACACCCGAGGTCTGGGCTTATGCCGGTTTGATCGCGGTGTTCTCGACCATTTTGCCCGTCTATGCCACAACGGCGGCCATGCAGCGTATCGGCGGAGGACGCACAGCTTTGATAGGCAGTTTTGGGCCGGTACTGACGATTATTTTTAGCGTCAGTATTCTGGGTGAAACACTGGGCGCACTACAATGGCTGGGTGCGGCGATTGTATTGGCGGGGGTCTGGATCGTTGGCAAGAAAGGCTAG
- a CDS encoding benzoate/H(+) symporter BenE family transporter: protein MFWLNLRQSVFAAARQNRQNKAGPWGVGMQVLKDFSFSALVAGFVTVLVGFTSSAVIVFQAAQALHATPAQTASWMWALGLAMGLTCIGLSLRYRVPVVTAWSTPGAAMLVTSVAGISMPEAIGAFMLSGALIVLVGITGWFERAMQRIPLALASAMLAGVLLRFGFGAFTALQSQLWLAISMIATYLILRRWQPRYAIVGVLLVGTILAASQGQLHLGSIAFELAMPVWTTPTFSWQSVASVALPLFMVTMASQNVPGVTVLHANGYRPPISPMISWTGLTTMVLAPFGAFAINLAAITAAICMGKDAHEDAAKRYVAAVAAGVFYVLIGVFGATVAALFAAFPKELVMVVAGLALLNIIGNGLALAVREEAHREAAIITFVVTASGVTLFGIGSAFWGLVAGGVATLVLRKS, encoded by the coding sequence ATGTTCTGGCTCAATTTGCGCCAATCTGTGTTTGCCGCTGCCCGCCAAAACCGCCAGAATAAAGCTGGACCTTGGGGGGTGGGCATGCAGGTATTGAAAGATTTTTCGTTCTCGGCGCTGGTCGCGGGCTTTGTGACGGTGCTGGTGGGTTTTACCAGCTCGGCGGTGATTGTGTTTCAGGCCGCGCAAGCGCTGCACGCCACGCCAGCGCAAACAGCGTCGTGGATGTGGGCACTGGGGCTGGCGATGGGGTTAACGTGTATTGGGCTGTCGCTACGCTATCGCGTTCCGGTGGTCACCGCATGGTCAACGCCGGGCGCGGCGATGCTGGTGACCAGCGTTGCCGGCATCAGCATGCCCGAAGCGATAGGCGCGTTTATGTTGTCGGGCGCGTTGATTGTGCTGGTGGGGATCACGGGCTGGTTTGAACGTGCGATGCAGCGCATTCCGCTGGCCTTGGCCTCAGCGATGCTGGCTGGTGTTTTGCTGCGCTTTGGCTTTGGTGCATTTACCGCTTTGCAAAGCCAGCTCTGGCTGGCGATCAGCATGATTGCTACGTATCTCATCTTGCGTCGCTGGCAGCCACGCTACGCCATCGTAGGGGTATTGCTCGTTGGTACTATATTAGCCGCGTCGCAGGGGCAATTACATCTGGGGAGTATTGCATTCGAGCTGGCGATGCCGGTGTGGACGACGCCGACATTCAGTTGGCAAAGCGTCGCCAGCGTCGCCTTGCCGCTGTTTATGGTGACGATGGCGTCGCAAAATGTGCCCGGTGTCACCGTACTGCACGCCAACGGCTATCGCCCGCCGATTTCGCCGATGATTAGCTGGACCGGTTTAACGACGATGGTGCTGGCACCATTTGGTGCTTTTGCGATCAATCTGGCGGCGATCACCGCCGCGATCTGCATGGGCAAAGACGCACACGAAGACGCCGCCAAACGCTATGTCGCAGCGGTGGCCGCCGGGGTGTTTTACGTGCTGATCGGCGTATTCGGCGCGACGGTTGCCGCGCTGTTTGCCGCTTTTCCCAAAGAATTGGTCATGGTCGTCGCCGGTCTGGCGCTGCTTAATATCATCGGTAATGGGCTGGCGCTGGCAGTGCGCGAAGAAGCACATCGCGAAGCGGCGATCATCACCTTTGTCGTCACCGCTTCGGGTGTGACGCTATTCGGGATTGGCTCGGCGTTCTGGGGTTTGGTGGCGGGTGGTGTGGCGACGCTGGTGCTGCGTAAATCCTGA
- the nudC gene encoding NAD(+) diphosphatase, with amino-acid sequence MLPNDFTPAHTHPEHIHAEDILIALHGNTLLCDQSGLASAAHIAHLPSADYQLVIGHYQGRTVQLLYWRELALPDTLQALELRASHALIGEALWLLAGRASQIATFYHTHRFCGVCGAPNRPLAHEAACECSSCGHRVWPRISPAVMVLIRREDELLLARSPHFRAGMYSAVAGFVEPGESLEQCAHREVLEEVGVRIKNLRWFGSQSWAFPHSLMLAFIADYESGEIICQEGEIEDARWFKLAALPDLPSSYSVAWQLIDAVRRGEAV; translated from the coding sequence ATGCTGCCCAACGATTTCACTCCCGCACATACCCATCCAGAGCATATCCATGCAGAAGATATTTTGATTGCCCTGCATGGCAATACCCTGCTATGTGATCAAAGCGGCCTGGCGAGTGCAGCGCACATTGCGCACCTGCCTAGCGCCGATTATCAGCTCGTCATCGGCCATTATCAGGGGCGGACCGTCCAGTTGCTGTACTGGCGCGAGCTGGCTTTGCCCGACACATTGCAAGCGCTGGAGCTACGCGCCAGCCATGCACTGATTGGCGAAGCATTATGGCTGCTGGCCGGGCGCGCCAGCCAGATTGCCACGTTTTATCACACGCACCGCTTTTGCGGCGTGTGCGGCGCGCCGAACCGGCCTTTGGCGCACGAGGCGGCGTGTGAATGCAGCAGCTGCGGCCATCGCGTCTGGCCACGCATTTCACCCGCGGTGATGGTACTAATCCGGCGCGAAGACGAGCTGCTACTTGCACGCTCGCCGCACTTTCGCGCGGGCATGTATAGCGCCGTGGCCGGTTTTGTCGAGCCCGGAGAGAGTCTGGAGCAATGCGCGCACCGCGAGGTGCTCGAAGAAGTCGGCGTGCGGATTAAAAACCTGCGCTGGTTTGGCAGCCAAAGTTGGGCCTTTCCGCATTCCTTGATGCTGGCCTTTATTGCCGACTACGAGTCGGGCGAAATCATCTGCCAGGAAGGCGAAATCGAAGACGCGCGCTGGTTCAAGCTGGCCGCGCTGCCCGATTTGCCAAGCAGCTACAGCGTGGCGTGGCAGCTGATTGATGCGGTACGTCGGGGTGAGGCGGTTTAA
- a CDS encoding BON domain-containing protein produces MKRIALIATLLAAATFNTAQASDACVWACLAMKTKAALDADPVLKPFDIQVKATDTYDVKLSGSVDEGEQMAQAGMIAEGIKGIKFVNNDIMPKN; encoded by the coding sequence ATGAAACGCATTGCCCTGATCGCGACTTTGCTCGCCGCTGCTACCTTCAATACTGCCCAAGCTTCCGATGCTTGTGTTTGGGCTTGTCTGGCCATGAAAACCAAAGCGGCACTCGACGCTGACCCTGTTTTGAAGCCATTTGATATTCAGGTGAAGGCCACTGATACCTACGACGTGAAATTAAGCGGTTCGGTTGATGAAGGCGAGCAAATGGCGCAAGCTGGCATGATCGCCGAAGGCATCAAAGGCATTAAATTCGTGAATAACGACATCATGCCAAAAAACTGA
- a CDS encoding GIY-YIG nuclease family protein, producing MQPWFVYLLRCRDGSLYTGVAVDVAKRFAAHQAGKGAKYTRAHPPEAIVLVLPCANRSVALKLEYAIKQLSVVQKRRWLASAPTQLGQQFLCSAEGMWLEVNS from the coding sequence ATGCAGCCGTGGTTTGTTTATCTATTGCGCTGCCGCGACGGCAGTCTGTACACCGGCGTAGCGGTCGATGTGGCCAAGCGCTTTGCCGCACATCAAGCGGGCAAAGGTGCCAAATACACCCGTGCCCACCCGCCCGAAGCCATTGTGCTGGTGCTGCCATGCGCCAACCGCAGCGTGGCGCTCAAGCTTGAATACGCCATCAAGCAGCTTAGCGTGGTGCAAAAACGGCGCTGGCTGGCCAGTGCGCCTACTCAGCTGGGTCAGCAGTTTTTGTGCAGTGCCGAGGGTATGTGGCTAGAAGTCAATTCCTGA
- a CDS encoding AmpG family muropeptide MFS transporter, protein MNINHYLAVFNNRRIAAAMFLGFASGLPLALTGSTLQAWLSDAGLDIKTIAWFTLVGQPYTWKFLWSPLIDRFPMPFLGRRRGWMLLAQLALAGAIATMGGLNPQTHLATFAVLAILVAFFSATQDVVIDAYRTETLHQTERGAGAAVGVFGYRMAMLTSGALALILADGILSWQHTYWVMAALMAGMAVVTLLSPEPEVQHQPPRSLREAIVEPLHEFFSRDGAIMLLVLVVAYKLGDAFAGSLSTKFLLDMGYAKTQIGSANKVFGMIATIVGGFSGAVLMLRWGLFRALLVFGTLQALTNLGYWLIALYGAPSLPLLYFAIGGENLAGGMGTTAAVALLMSLCNPRFTATQFALLSALAAFGRVYVGPASGYLVVALGWAHFFVFSAIVAIPGLLLALYLRKTITALDAPRELPGDDD, encoded by the coding sequence ATGAATATCAATCACTACCTTGCAGTCTTTAACAATCGCCGCATCGCTGCGGCGATGTTTCTGGGCTTCGCTTCGGGCTTGCCACTGGCGCTCACCGGCTCAACGCTGCAGGCTTGGCTGTCGGATGCCGGTCTCGACATCAAAACCATCGCCTGGTTCACGCTGGTCGGCCAGCCGTATACGTGGAAATTCCTCTGGTCGCCATTGATTGATCGCTTCCCGATGCCTTTTTTAGGCCGTCGTCGTGGCTGGATGTTGCTGGCGCAACTGGCCTTGGCGGGGGCGATTGCAACGATGGGCGGGCTGAACCCGCAAACGCATCTGGCCACTTTTGCTGTGCTGGCGATTCTGGTCGCGTTTTTCTCGGCGACGCAGGATGTGGTGATTGACGCCTACCGGACCGAAACGCTGCATCAAACCGAGCGCGGCGCAGGCGCGGCAGTTGGGGTATTTGGCTACCGCATGGCGATGCTGACTTCCGGTGCACTGGCCCTGATTCTGGCCGATGGCATCCTGAGCTGGCAGCACACCTACTGGGTGATGGCCGCCTTGATGGCAGGCATGGCGGTGGTAACGCTGCTCTCGCCCGAGCCGGAAGTGCAGCACCAGCCGCCCCGCTCGCTGCGCGAAGCGATTGTCGAGCCGCTGCATGAGTTTTTCAGCCGCGATGGCGCCATTATGCTGCTGGTTCTGGTCGTCGCGTATAAATTGGGCGACGCATTTGCCGGCAGCCTGTCGACCAAATTCTTGCTCGATATGGGCTATGCCAAAACGCAAATCGGCTCGGCCAATAAAGTGTTTGGCATGATCGCCACCATTGTCGGCGGCTTTAGCGGTGCGGTGCTGATGCTGCGCTGGGGGCTATTTCGCGCCCTGCTGGTGTTTGGCACACTACAGGCGCTGACCAATCTGGGCTACTGGCTGATCGCCCTGTACGGCGCGCCCAGCTTGCCGCTGCTGTATTTTGCCATTGGCGGCGAAAATCTGGCGGGCGGCATGGGCACTACAGCAGCAGTCGCACTGCTAATGAGCTTATGCAATCCGCGCTTTACCGCAACGCAATTTGCCCTGCTATCGGCACTGGCCGCCTTTGGCCGCGTCTACGTCGGCCCGGCTTCGGGCTATTTGGTCGTTGCGCTGGGCTGGGCGCATTTCTTTGTTTTCTCGGCCATCGTAGCGATTCCGGGCTTGCTGCTGGCCCTGTATTTGCGCAAAACCATTACTGCGCTCGATGCGCCGCGTGAGTTGCCGGGCGACGACGATTAG
- a CDS encoding exodeoxyribonuclease III, translating into MRIISANLNGIRSATTKGFFNWLASQNADVIGVQELKAQEADLTPEHTPAGFHAYFHYAEKKGYSGVGLYCRHKPDEVITGLDIADIDAEGRYLEVRFGNLSVVSLYLPSGSSSKERQDVKFSFLERFWPRLNALRESGRDVIIMGDWNIAHHEIDLKNWKGNLKNSGFLPEERAWMTQLLNSGWVDTWRTLYPEIPGYTWWSNRGQAYAKDVGWRIDYQIATPAIAATATAASIYKDEKFSDHAPLIVDYDYPLAL; encoded by the coding sequence GTGCGCATTATTTCTGCCAATTTGAACGGGATTCGTTCTGCCACGACCAAAGGTTTTTTTAACTGGCTCGCCAGCCAGAACGCCGATGTCATCGGCGTGCAGGAGTTGAAAGCCCAGGAAGCCGACCTCACACCCGAGCATACGCCCGCCGGATTTCACGCTTATTTCCATTACGCAGAAAAGAAAGGCTATAGCGGCGTCGGCCTCTATTGCCGCCACAAACCGGACGAAGTGATTACCGGATTGGACATTGCCGACATCGATGCCGAGGGGCGTTATCTGGAAGTGCGCTTTGGCAATCTATCGGTAGTGTCGCTCTATCTGCCGTCGGGTTCGTCGTCGAAAGAGCGACAGGACGTGAAATTCAGCTTTCTGGAGCGTTTCTGGCCACGGCTGAACGCGCTGCGCGAGTCAGGACGTGATGTGATTATCATGGGCGATTGGAATATCGCACACCATGAGATTGACCTGAAAAACTGGAAGGGCAATCTGAAAAACTCGGGCTTTCTGCCCGAAGAGCGCGCCTGGATGACCCAGCTGCTCAATAGCGGCTGGGTTGATACCTGGCGCACGCTCTACCCGGAAATTCCCGGCTACACCTGGTGGAGCAATCGTGGCCAGGCCTACGCCAAAGACGTCGGTTGGCGGATCGACTATCAGATTGCAACGCCAGCAATCGCCGCCACCGCGACTGCGGCCAGTATTTATAAAGACGAGAAGTTTTCCGATCACGCGCCGCTGATTGTGGATTACGACTACCCGCTCGCCCTTTAA
- the pyrE gene encoding orotate phosphoribosyltransferase — translation MTNFRQDFIRFAVEQKVLCFGDFITKAGRNSPYFFNAGLFSDGTSVGELARFYAQAALASKVQFDVLFGPAYKGIVLASATAVALANAGHNVPFVFNRKEAKDHGEGGVLVGAPLKERVMIIDDVISAGTSVRESVNMIRAAGAEPAGVLIALDRMERGQGELSAVQEVEQQFGIPVIPIASLQDLLTFLADQDGMTENLAKVQQYRSQYGIDQG, via the coding sequence ATGACTAACTTCCGTCAAGATTTCATCCGCTTTGCCGTTGAGCAGAAAGTACTCTGTTTTGGCGATTTTATCACCAAAGCGGGTCGCAACTCGCCGTACTTCTTTAATGCTGGTTTGTTTAGCGACGGTACGTCGGTCGGCGAATTGGCGCGGTTTTATGCGCAGGCCGCCTTGGCATCGAAAGTTCAGTTTGATGTGCTGTTTGGACCTGCTTATAAAGGCATTGTGTTGGCCTCGGCGACTGCGGTGGCGCTGGCTAACGCGGGGCATAATGTGCCCTTTGTCTTTAATCGCAAGGAAGCGAAAGATCACGGCGAGGGCGGGGTACTGGTCGGTGCGCCACTCAAGGAGCGTGTGATGATTATTGATGATGTGATTTCCGCAGGGACTTCGGTGCGCGAATCGGTGAACATGATCCGTGCCGCAGGTGCCGAGCCGGCTGGTGTATTGATTGCTCTCGATCGCATGGAGCGCGGCCAGGGCGAGCTCTCCGCAGTGCAGGAAGTCGAGCAGCAATTTGGCATTCCGGTTATCCCTATTGCATCTTTGCAAGATTTGCTGACTTTCCTTGCTGATCAGGACGGAATGACTGAGAATCTGGCCAAAGTCCAACAATACCGTAGCCAGTACGGAATAGATCAAGGTTAA
- a CDS encoding DUF4124 domain-containing protein, whose protein sequence is MRRFIAFALLCTVALSVQGATLYRWVDENGKVQFSDKPPSGQSKDVTELDKHGRARNTGNNQSEAERAAELERQRVATEQRRKDRALLQSFSKPEEVDILRDRQIEALAAAQQTNRLRLQTLQERQNRLNQQIERLKKNKKPISADLQTELDLNRDEIKTINQSLARQELELVKIKEKAEADKARLIQLRNIQPK, encoded by the coding sequence ATGCGGCGTTTTATTGCTTTTGCTTTGCTGTGCACGGTAGCTCTGAGCGTTCAGGGGGCTACGCTTTACCGTTGGGTTGACGAGAACGGCAAGGTGCAATTTAGCGATAAACCGCCGTCTGGTCAGAGCAAGGACGTGACCGAGCTGGACAAGCATGGTCGCGCCCGCAACACCGGCAATAACCAGAGCGAGGCCGAGCGCGCAGCAGAGCTTGAGCGGCAACGTGTCGCCACCGAGCAGCGCCGCAAAGACCGAGCCTTGCTGCAATCGTTTTCCAAGCCTGAAGAAGTCGATATTTTGCGTGACCGCCAGATTGAAGCGCTGGCCGCAGCCCAGCAAACCAATCGCCTGCGTTTGCAAACGCTGCAAGAGCGCCAGAATCGACTGAATCAGCAGATTGAGCGTTTAAAAAAGAACAAAAAACCGATCTCAGCCGATTTGCAGACAGAACTTGATCTAAATCGCGACGAGATCAAGACAATTAATCAATCATTAGCCCGACAAGAGCTTGAGCTGGTCAAAATCAAGGAAAAAGCCGAGGCAGACAAAGCCCGCCTGATCCAGCTGCGCAATATCCAGCCCAAGTAA
- the ppgK gene encoding polyphosphate--glucose phosphotransferase: protein MTTATPRIVLGIDIGGTGIKGAPVNVETGELVAERHRIETPQPATPEAVGKVVKQIVDHFQWRGPIGCTFPAIVHNGVTLSAANVDQSWINAPAQNILSAATGLPLIVLNDADAAGAAEVAFGAAKGRGGKIIVITLGTGIGSALIVDGKLITNTEFGHLIFPKDMIAEKYCSAKVKEDKELSWKDYNPRLNAYLEHLQLLFSPDLVIIGGGVSKKADKFIPEMKNLRFELVAATLKNEAGIVGAALEAAKQFKV from the coding sequence ATGACTACAGCAACGCCACGAATTGTTTTGGGAATTGATATCGGCGGCACCGGGATCAAGGGTGCGCCAGTGAATGTTGAAACCGGCGAGCTGGTCGCCGAGCGTCACCGTATTGAAACGCCGCAGCCCGCGACGCCCGAAGCCGTGGGTAAAGTGGTCAAGCAGATTGTTGACCATTTCCAATGGCGCGGCCCGATTGGCTGTACTTTCCCGGCCATTGTGCATAATGGCGTCACCCTGTCGGCCGCCAATGTGGATCAAAGCTGGATTAATGCGCCCGCGCAAAATATCCTGTCAGCAGCAACGGGTTTGCCTTTAATCGTGCTCAATGACGCCGATGCGGCGGGCGCGGCGGAAGTGGCTTTTGGTGCGGCCAAAGGCCGTGGCGGCAAGATTATCGTGATCACGCTGGGCACGGGTATTGGTAGCGCGCTGATTGTGGATGGCAAGCTGATTACCAATACCGAGTTTGGCCACCTGATTTTCCCGAAAGATATGATTGCCGAGAAATATTGCTCTGCCAAGGTCAAGGAAGACAAAGAGCTCAGCTGGAAAGATTACAACCCGCGCTTGAACGCCTACCTTGAGCACTTGCAGCTGCTGTTCTCGCCAGATCTGGTCATTATTGGCGGCGGTGTGAGCAAAAAAGCTGATAAATTCATCCCCGAGATGAAAAACCTGCGCTTTGAGCTGGTTGCCGCCACCTTGAAAAATGAAGCCGGGATTGTTGGTGCGGCGCTGGAAGCGGCCAAGCAGTTTAAGGTTTAA